Proteins from a genomic interval of Phalacrocorax aristotelis chromosome 3, bGulAri2.1, whole genome shotgun sequence:
- the MEA1 gene encoding male-enhanced antigen 1 has protein sequence MAVARSMGPERVCPEEPGPPETPDGAAGWSGDEEEEEEEGEEEEEGEVEGGGGYLYQPLSQEPEQGPGEAVPTTAPSGCAEPGPGLQERLQMLRLHLPDPPADSEEEEEAEEGAAAQSSRSSIPMDAEHVELVKRTMAGVKLPTLGIPAWASQISEDQWKDVVQRTLQARQSLGSPRPEWK, from the exons ATGGCGGTGGCGCGGAGCATGGGGCCAGAGCGGGTGTGTCCCGAGGAGCCGGGGCCGCCGGAGACCCCCGACGGCGCGGCGGGCTGGAGCGGCGAcgaggaagaagaagaggaggagggagaagaggaggaggagggagaagtggAAGGCGGAGGCGGGTACTTGTACCAGCCGCTGAGCCAGGAGCCGGAGCAGGGCCCTGGTGAGGCGGTTCCCACCACCGCCCCGTCGGGCTGCGCCGAGCCGGGCCCCGGCCTTCAGGAGCGGCTGCAG ATGCTGAGGCTGCATCTGCCCGACCCGCCGGCGGAcagcgaggaggaggaagaggcggAGGAAGGCGCCGCGGCTCAGAGCAGCCGCAGCTCCATACCCATGGATGCAG AGCATGTGGAGCTGGTGAAGAGGACGATGGCTGGCGTGAAGCTCCCCACCCTGGGCATCCCCGCCTGGGCCAGCCAGATCTCGGAGGACCAGTGGAAGGACGTGGTGCAGCGCACACTGCAGGCCCGGCAGAGCCTCGGAAGCCCCAGGCCCGAGTGGAAGTGA